One genomic region from Arthrobacter pigmenti encodes:
- a CDS encoding MBL fold metallo-hydrolase has protein sequence MYDLRDLTIRSISVSEMDNNVYLLTAKTSGAQVLIDAADDAAAILALLAEGARDTSSTAKPTLLITTHSHWDHVRALAEIVEATGMKTAAGTADVEAIAVPTDVPLDHGDVGNFEGFDLEAISLRGHTPGSTALLYRDPAGPPHLFTGDSLFPGGVGNTGGDPARFDSLYTDVVERVFDVLPDETVVHPGHGKSTTLGAERPALNDWRSRGW, from the coding sequence ATGTATGACCTTCGGGATCTGACCATCCGCAGCATCTCAGTGAGCGAGATGGACAACAACGTCTACCTGCTGACCGCCAAGACGAGCGGGGCGCAGGTCCTCATCGACGCGGCCGACGACGCCGCCGCCATCCTGGCGCTCCTCGCCGAGGGCGCCCGGGACACGTCCTCAACAGCAAAGCCGACCCTCCTGATCACGACGCACTCGCATTGGGACCATGTGCGTGCCCTTGCGGAAATCGTCGAGGCAACAGGGATGAAGACCGCGGCCGGAACCGCCGACGTCGAGGCCATCGCCGTACCCACGGACGTGCCGCTCGACCACGGCGATGTCGGGAACTTCGAGGGGTTCGACCTTGAAGCGATCTCGCTGCGGGGCCATACCCCTGGATCTACTGCGCTCCTCTATCGTGACCCGGCCGGACCTCCGCACCTATTCACCGGTGACTCGCTGTTTCCGGGCGGCGTCGGCAACACGGGCGGCGATCCCGCCCGCTTCGATTCCCTCTACACAGACGTCGTCGAACGGGTATTTGATGTCCTTCCGGATGAGACCGTCGTTCATCCCGGCCACGGGAAATCCACCACCCTCGGAGCTGAGAGGCCGGCACTGAATGATTGGCGCTCACGCGGCTGGTAG
- a CDS encoding GntR family transcriptional regulator, whose translation MNSDVTAWLRIDPASSVPPYEQLRVQILDAANDGSLPVGTRLPPVRTLAGHLGVAVNTVARAYRELEQAHIVVTRSRAGTVVAAAGDEARRKAAEGAAEYARLVKANGITEDEAVSYLRAALRRR comes from the coding sequence GTGAACTCTGATGTAACGGCGTGGCTGCGGATTGACCCGGCGAGTTCAGTTCCGCCGTATGAGCAGCTGCGCGTGCAGATTCTGGACGCCGCGAATGACGGCTCGCTGCCCGTCGGAACCCGGCTCCCACCCGTACGCACGCTGGCGGGACACCTTGGAGTGGCGGTAAACACCGTCGCCCGGGCCTACAGGGAGCTTGAGCAGGCACACATCGTCGTGACCCGCTCGCGGGCGGGTACGGTGGTCGCCGCCGCCGGAGACGAAGCACGCCGGAAAGCCGCGGAAGGCGCCGCCGAGTATGCACGTCTGGTTAAGGCGAACGGCATCACCGAGGATGAAGCGGTCTCCTACTTGAGGGCCGCACTGCGCCGTCGGTGA
- the uvrA gene encoding excinuclease ABC subunit UvrA — protein MVSIATSLDSGISHPDKMPQDLSRLIVKGAREHNLRNVDLDLPRDAMIVFTGLSGSGKSSLAFDTIFAEGQRRYVESLSAYARQFLGQVDKPDVDFIEGLSPAVSIDQKSTSKNPRSTVGTITEIYDYMRLLWARVGRPHCPVCGEAVAKQTPQQIVDQLMELEQGTRFQVLAPVVRGRKGEFADLFQDLAAKGYSRARVDGDLVQLTDPPKLGKQYKHTIEVIVDRLVVKDGVRQRLTDSIETALKLAEGRVLADFVDLPVEDTHRIRAFSENLACPNEHPLAIDEIEPRSFSFNNPFGACPACTGIGTKLEVDEELVVPNPDLSLGEGAIAPWALGTATLEYWTRLLEGLSKELSFSMDKPWSKLPQHARDAALYGKDHKVVVQYRNRFGRERKYSTGFEGAVQYIHRKHLETESDYARDRYEEYMRQVPCPECGGARLNPASLSVLINGRSIAEVSAMPMRECSDFLNNLVLTGREAQIASQVLKEIQARLRFLLDVGLEYLNLERAAGTLSGGEAQRIRLATQIGSGLVGVLYVLDEPSIGLHQRDNRRLIETLTRLRNLGNTLIVVEHDEDTINEADWIVDIGPGAGEHGGQVVHSGLLEDLLRNEQSITGDYLSGRRKIEPPAKRRKIDRSRQLKVVGAREHNLKGVDATFPLGVLTAVTGVSGSGKSTLVNEILYKVLANKLNGAKQVAGRHRRIDGLQHLDKVIHVDQGPIGRTPRSNPATYTGVFDNIRKLFAETTEAKVRGYLPGRFSFNVKGGRCEACSGDGTLKIEMNFLPDVYVPCEVCHGARYNRETLEVHYKGKTIADVLNMPIEEAAEFFAAFAPIARHLSTLVDVGLGYVRLGQPATTLSGGEAQRVKLASELQKRSNGRSIYVLDEPTTGLHFEDIRKLLQVLQGLVDKGNTVITIEHNLDVIKSADWVIDLGPDGGSGGGEIIATGTPEQIAATEESHTGKFLAETLSA, from the coding sequence ATGGTGTCTATTGCAACCTCCCTGGATTCCGGAATCTCCCATCCTGACAAGATGCCGCAGGATCTTTCGCGGCTGATCGTCAAGGGGGCCCGGGAACACAACCTGCGCAACGTCGATCTCGATCTTCCGCGGGACGCAATGATTGTCTTCACGGGATTGTCCGGTTCCGGCAAGTCCTCGTTGGCGTTCGACACCATCTTCGCCGAGGGGCAACGCCGGTATGTCGAGTCGCTCTCGGCCTACGCGCGCCAGTTCCTTGGCCAGGTGGACAAGCCGGACGTCGACTTCATCGAGGGGCTGTCGCCGGCCGTATCCATCGACCAGAAGTCCACCAGTAAAAACCCCCGGTCCACCGTGGGCACCATTACCGAGATCTATGACTACATGCGGCTGCTGTGGGCGCGGGTGGGGCGGCCACATTGCCCGGTGTGCGGTGAGGCGGTTGCCAAGCAGACACCGCAGCAGATTGTGGACCAGCTGATGGAGCTTGAACAGGGCACACGGTTCCAGGTTCTTGCCCCGGTGGTACGTGGCCGTAAGGGCGAATTCGCAGATCTCTTCCAGGATCTCGCTGCCAAGGGTTACTCGCGCGCAAGGGTGGACGGGGATCTGGTCCAGCTCACTGACCCTCCGAAGCTGGGCAAGCAGTACAAGCACACCATCGAGGTCATCGTGGACCGACTGGTGGTCAAGGACGGGGTTCGCCAGCGCCTCACCGACTCTATCGAAACCGCCCTCAAACTGGCCGAGGGCAGGGTGCTTGCTGACTTCGTGGATCTTCCGGTGGAGGACACTCATCGGATCCGGGCGTTCTCGGAGAACCTGGCCTGTCCCAACGAGCACCCACTCGCCATCGACGAGATCGAGCCGCGTTCCTTCTCCTTCAATAACCCGTTCGGTGCCTGCCCTGCGTGCACCGGCATCGGCACCAAGCTCGAGGTTGATGAGGAACTGGTTGTTCCGAACCCCGATCTTTCCCTTGGCGAGGGCGCCATCGCGCCGTGGGCGCTCGGCACAGCAACTCTTGAGTACTGGACGCGGCTTCTCGAAGGGCTGTCCAAGGAACTCAGCTTCTCCATGGACAAGCCGTGGAGCAAGCTCCCCCAGCACGCGCGGGACGCGGCGCTGTACGGCAAAGACCACAAGGTGGTTGTGCAGTACCGCAACCGTTTCGGCAGGGAGCGCAAGTACAGCACGGGTTTCGAGGGTGCTGTTCAGTACATTCACCGCAAGCACCTTGAAACTGAATCCGACTACGCACGGGACCGCTACGAGGAGTACATGCGGCAGGTACCGTGCCCGGAGTGCGGCGGAGCGCGCCTCAATCCTGCTTCGCTGTCTGTGCTGATCAACGGGCGCTCCATCGCCGAAGTCTCCGCGATGCCCATGCGGGAGTGCAGTGACTTTCTGAACAACCTGGTCCTGACGGGCAGGGAGGCGCAGATTGCGTCGCAGGTGTTGAAGGAGATTCAGGCACGCCTTCGGTTCCTCCTCGACGTGGGGCTCGAATACCTCAACCTGGAACGTGCAGCAGGCACGCTCTCCGGAGGTGAAGCGCAGCGCATCCGTCTTGCCACGCAGATCGGTTCCGGTCTGGTAGGCGTTCTTTATGTGCTCGACGAACCGTCGATCGGCCTCCACCAGCGTGACAACCGGCGCCTTATTGAAACACTGACCCGGCTGCGCAACCTTGGCAACACCCTTATCGTCGTCGAGCATGACGAAGACACAATCAACGAGGCCGACTGGATCGTTGACATCGGTCCGGGCGCAGGCGAGCACGGGGGACAGGTGGTCCATTCGGGTCTGCTCGAGGACCTCCTGCGGAATGAGCAGTCAATCACCGGCGACTACCTCTCTGGTAGGCGGAAGATCGAACCGCCGGCCAAGCGCAGGAAGATCGATCGCTCGCGTCAGCTCAAGGTAGTCGGGGCACGCGAGCACAACCTGAAGGGCGTCGACGCAACATTCCCGCTGGGAGTCCTCACCGCCGTTACCGGAGTCAGCGGATCGGGTAAATCCACGCTGGTCAATGAAATCCTGTACAAAGTGCTGGCGAACAAGCTGAACGGGGCAAAGCAGGTTGCAGGGCGTCATCGGCGTATCGACGGGTTGCAGCACCTGGACAAAGTCATCCACGTGGACCAGGGCCCCATTGGACGAACGCCGCGATCCAACCCGGCAACCTATACCGGGGTGTTTGACAACATCCGCAAGTTGTTCGCAGAAACCACAGAGGCAAAGGTGCGCGGGTACCTGCCCGGAAGGTTCTCCTTCAATGTGAAGGGCGGGCGGTGCGAAGCCTGCTCGGGTGACGGCACCCTCAAAATCGAGATGAACTTCCTGCCGGACGTCTACGTGCCGTGCGAGGTATGCCACGGTGCGCGGTATAACCGGGAAACCCTTGAGGTGCACTACAAAGGCAAAACCATTGCGGATGTCCTCAACATGCCGATCGAGGAGGCGGCAGAGTTCTTCGCCGCCTTTGCGCCTATCGCCCGGCACCTGAGCACCCTGGTGGACGTCGGTCTCGGCTACGTCCGCCTGGGGCAGCCCGCCACCACGTTGTCCGGCGGCGAGGCCCAGCGCGTGAAGCTCGCGAGCGAATTGCAGAAGCGCTCAAATGGCCGAAGCATCTATGTGCTGGATGAGCCCACCACCGGGCTGCACTTCGAGGACATCCGGAAATTGCTGCAGGTGCTTCAGGGATTGGTGGACAAGGGCAACACCGTCATCACGATCGAACACAACCTCGACGTCATCAAGAGCGCCGACTGGGTGATCGACCTTGGACCGGACGGAGGTTCGGGGGGCGGCGAGATCATCGCAACGGGTACTCCCGAACAGATCGCCGCCACCGAGGAGAGCCATACCGGGAAGTTCCTCGCGGAAACCCTTTCCGCCTAG
- a CDS encoding DEAD/DEAH box helicase, with the protein MSIQEHLPQTEPPGSPDADAVYSAFQTWSAGEGITLYPAQDEAVLELVSGNNVILATPTGSGKSLVAVAAHFHAISEGRRSYYTAPIKALVSEKFFALCATFGAENVGMVTGDSAVNQDAPIICCTAEILANIALREGAPADVGTVIMDEFHFYSDPQRGWAWQVPLLELPQAQFLLMSATLGDVERFETDLTARTGRPTVLVSSADRPIPLNFYYSEDPLQETLEELLGTHQAPVYVVHFSQAEAIERAQNLMSINVCTREEKDRIAELIASFRFSSGFGKTLNRLVRHGIGVHHAGMLPKYRRLVEQLAQAGLLKVICGTDTLGVGINVPIRTVLLTALSKYDGVRTRLLNVREFHQIAGRAGRAGYDTAGTVVVQAPDHVVENTKAMAKAVAKFGDDQKKLRQVVRKKPPQGFVSWGKPTYDRLVEGTPEPLGSSFAVTHSMLLNLMERPGDPLAAVQNLLRGNHEPQARQFAHLRRAISIYRELVNSGIVERLDKPDDEGRTVRLKVHLQANFALNQPLSPFALAALELLDPEGPSYALDVVSVIEATLEKPRQVLSAQEKKARGEAVAAMKADGVEYDQRMARLEEISYPQPLGELLFQAFETYRSGSPWLGDFELSPKSVVRDMYERAMNFGEYIAFYSLARSEGILLRYLADCFKALRQTVPRDALREDLTDIIEWLGELIRQVDSSLLDEWEQLAAGVQDRDPDHVDLPAEPDSVTSNERAFRVMVRNEMFQRVQLFASEDEEALGRLDGDSGWDGGRWAGAMDGYFDAHDDIDDGPEARGPALLIIRKLPGKWEVRQIFKDPSGDQDWGINAVIDLAASDEAGVPVVAVTSVGAP; encoded by the coding sequence ATGAGTATCCAGGAGCACCTCCCCCAGACAGAACCGCCAGGCAGCCCTGACGCTGACGCCGTGTACTCGGCGTTCCAAACGTGGTCGGCGGGCGAGGGCATCACTCTGTACCCGGCGCAGGATGAGGCAGTCCTGGAACTCGTTTCCGGCAACAACGTCATCCTCGCAACGCCTACCGGGTCGGGAAAGTCCCTCGTGGCAGTCGCCGCGCACTTCCACGCCATCTCAGAAGGTCGTCGAAGCTACTACACGGCGCCCATCAAGGCCCTCGTCTCCGAGAAGTTCTTCGCACTGTGCGCCACATTCGGCGCTGAGAACGTCGGCATGGTCACAGGTGACTCGGCGGTCAACCAGGACGCGCCGATCATCTGCTGCACCGCAGAGATCCTCGCCAATATCGCGCTCCGCGAAGGCGCACCGGCCGACGTCGGAACCGTAATCATGGACGAGTTCCACTTCTACTCGGACCCGCAACGCGGCTGGGCCTGGCAGGTCCCCCTGCTGGAACTTCCGCAGGCGCAGTTCCTCCTGATGTCCGCAACTCTCGGCGATGTCGAACGCTTCGAAACCGACCTGACCGCCCGCACCGGGCGTCCGACGGTACTGGTCAGTTCCGCCGACCGGCCAATCCCACTGAACTTCTACTACTCCGAAGACCCTCTGCAGGAAACGCTCGAGGAACTTCTGGGCACGCATCAGGCGCCGGTCTACGTGGTGCATTTCAGCCAGGCGGAGGCAATTGAGCGGGCCCAGAACCTGATGAGCATCAATGTCTGTACAAGGGAGGAGAAGGACCGCATTGCGGAACTGATTGCGTCCTTCCGGTTCTCATCCGGTTTCGGGAAGACCCTGAACCGGCTGGTGCGCCACGGGATCGGCGTGCATCACGCCGGCATGCTTCCGAAGTACCGCCGCCTGGTGGAGCAGTTGGCACAGGCAGGACTGCTCAAGGTGATTTGCGGAACCGACACGCTGGGTGTTGGGATCAATGTTCCGATCCGCACCGTGCTGCTGACTGCGCTGAGCAAGTACGACGGCGTCCGCACCCGCCTGCTCAATGTGCGGGAGTTTCACCAGATTGCCGGGCGCGCAGGCAGGGCGGGCTACGACACGGCGGGCACCGTCGTCGTGCAGGCACCCGATCACGTCGTGGAGAACACCAAGGCGATGGCCAAGGCGGTTGCGAAGTTCGGCGATGACCAGAAGAAACTGCGCCAGGTCGTGAGGAAAAAGCCGCCGCAGGGGTTCGTGTCGTGGGGCAAGCCCACCTATGACCGCCTGGTGGAAGGCACTCCGGAGCCGCTCGGATCCAGCTTCGCCGTCACACACTCCATGCTGCTGAACCTGATGGAACGCCCCGGTGACCCACTGGCCGCGGTGCAGAACCTGCTGCGCGGAAACCACGAACCGCAGGCCAGGCAGTTCGCGCACCTGCGCCGGGCCATCAGCATCTACCGCGAGCTCGTGAACTCCGGGATCGTCGAGCGGTTGGACAAACCCGATGACGAGGGCCGCACCGTACGCCTGAAGGTCCACCTGCAAGCCAACTTCGCACTCAACCAGCCGTTGTCCCCATTTGCGCTCGCCGCGCTCGAGCTGCTCGATCCTGAGGGACCTTCCTACGCACTCGATGTCGTTTCCGTCATTGAAGCGACCCTCGAGAAACCCCGGCAGGTTCTCAGTGCGCAGGAGAAAAAGGCACGCGGCGAGGCCGTAGCGGCGATGAAGGCCGACGGCGTCGAATACGACCAGCGGATGGCACGCCTCGAGGAAATCTCCTATCCCCAGCCTTTGGGTGAACTCCTCTTCCAGGCGTTCGAGACGTACCGGTCCGGTTCGCCGTGGCTGGGAGACTTTGAGTTGAGCCCGAAGTCAGTTGTCCGGGACATGTATGAGCGGGCAATGAACTTCGGTGAATATATTGCCTTCTACAGCCTCGCCCGCTCCGAGGGCATCCTGCTGCGGTACCTCGCGGACTGCTTCAAGGCCCTTCGGCAGACCGTACCGCGCGATGCCCTCCGCGAGGATCTGACCGACATTATCGAATGGCTCGGTGAGTTGATTCGCCAGGTGGATTCCAGCCTCCTCGACGAATGGGAGCAATTGGCCGCCGGCGTGCAGGATCGGGATCCCGACCACGTCGACCTCCCTGCCGAACCGGACTCCGTCACCTCCAATGAGCGCGCCTTCCGGGTCATGGTGCGCAACGAAATGTTCCAGCGCGTGCAACTGTTCGCTTCCGAGGATGAAGAGGCGCTCGGCCGGCTCGACGGCGACTCTGGATGGGACGGCGGCCGCTGGGCCGGGGCCATGGACGGATACTTCGATGCCCACGACGACATCGACGACGGCCCCGAAGCACGCGGCCCGGCACTGCTTATCATCCGGAAACTGCCCGGCAAGTGGGAAGTCAGGCAGATCTTCAAGGACCCGTCCGGGGACCAGGATTGGGGCATCAACGCGGTCATCGACCTCGCGGCGTCCGATGAGGCGGGCGTCCCTGTGGTTGCGGTCACCTCCGTCGGCGCCCCTTAG
- the uvrC gene encoding excinuclease ABC subunit UvrC → MADPATYRPKTGEIPQDPGVYRFRDQHQRVVYVGKAKNLRSRLNSYFANPQSLMPRTRAMVHTAASVEWTVVGSELEALQLEYTWIKEFNPRFNVMFRDDKSYPYLAVTLGEKYPRVQVMRGDRRKDTRYFGPFYPAKAIRETVDTLLRVFPVRTCSSGVFKRAERSGRPCLLGYIDKCSAPCVGRVSADEHRELAIQFCDFMSGQAGRFIRDLEQRMAAAVAELDYEAAARIRDDIAALKRVFERNTVVLSEDTDADVFALAEDELEAAAQVFHVRGGRIRGQRGWVVEKVEDMSTADLVEHLLQQVYGEGSSSNNRIPREVLVPVLPSNEEQMREWLRGLRGARVDIRVPQRGDKATLRGTVEQNAADSLRLHKSRRAGDITTRSAALQQLQEALDLPQPLMRIECFDISHVQGTNVVASMVVVEDGLPRKADYRRFSITGDAARDDTASMYDVISRRFRNYLAEQNSLDSLPGEGNDDGGGPVADSTRPVARQKFAYPPNLVVVDGGQPQVRAAARALGDLGIDDVFVVGLAKRLEEVWLPEGEFPVILPRASEGLFLLQRIRDEAHRFAIAYHRQKRGKSMTVSVLDDVPGLGPAKRRSLLKHFGSVRKLRNASVEELQQVQGVGPALAAVIRGQLAKEGSGNGSDAPPTAVNMTTGEILES, encoded by the coding sequence GTGGCAGATCCAGCAACATACCGGCCCAAAACCGGCGAGATTCCGCAGGATCCGGGGGTCTACAGGTTCCGGGATCAGCACCAGCGGGTCGTCTACGTGGGCAAGGCCAAGAACCTCAGGTCACGGCTGAACTCCTATTTCGCCAACCCGCAGTCTCTGATGCCGCGTACGCGCGCCATGGTGCACACCGCCGCAAGCGTGGAGTGGACAGTCGTCGGCAGCGAGCTCGAAGCCCTCCAGCTCGAATACACCTGGATCAAGGAGTTCAATCCCCGTTTCAACGTCATGTTCCGGGATGACAAGTCCTACCCCTATCTGGCGGTGACACTCGGGGAGAAGTACCCGAGGGTCCAGGTGATGCGTGGGGACCGGAGGAAGGACACCCGGTACTTCGGACCGTTCTATCCGGCCAAGGCAATCCGCGAAACCGTTGACACGCTACTGAGGGTATTCCCCGTACGAACCTGCAGCTCCGGCGTGTTCAAGCGCGCAGAGCGCTCAGGCCGCCCATGCCTCCTTGGTTACATCGACAAGTGCTCCGCACCCTGTGTTGGCCGGGTTTCCGCGGACGAGCACCGGGAGCTGGCAATACAGTTCTGCGACTTCATGTCCGGTCAGGCCGGCCGATTCATCCGGGACCTGGAGCAGCGGATGGCGGCTGCCGTAGCGGAACTGGATTATGAGGCGGCGGCGAGGATCCGCGACGACATCGCCGCGCTCAAGCGGGTCTTCGAGCGCAATACGGTGGTACTGAGCGAGGATACCGACGCCGACGTATTTGCCCTGGCGGAGGATGAGCTGGAGGCAGCCGCCCAGGTTTTTCACGTGCGCGGCGGCCGGATCCGCGGCCAGCGGGGCTGGGTGGTTGAGAAGGTCGAGGACATGAGCACCGCAGACCTGGTGGAACATCTGCTGCAGCAGGTTTACGGCGAGGGAAGCAGCAGCAACAACCGCATCCCCCGCGAGGTCCTTGTGCCCGTGCTTCCAAGCAACGAAGAACAGATGCGTGAATGGCTACGCGGTCTGCGCGGGGCGCGGGTGGACATCCGGGTACCGCAGCGCGGTGACAAGGCAACTCTGCGTGGGACCGTCGAGCAGAACGCCGCCGATTCCCTGCGGCTGCACAAGAGCCGCCGCGCCGGGGACATCACCACCCGCTCTGCAGCACTACAGCAGCTACAGGAAGCACTGGACCTTCCCCAGCCGCTCATGCGCATCGAATGCTTCGACATCTCGCATGTGCAGGGAACCAACGTGGTCGCTTCCATGGTTGTGGTGGAGGACGGGCTGCCCCGCAAGGCCGATTACCGCCGCTTCTCGATCACCGGGGATGCCGCGCGGGATGACACCGCATCCATGTACGACGTCATCTCCCGCAGGTTCCGCAACTACCTGGCGGAGCAGAACTCCCTGGATTCCCTGCCGGGAGAAGGGAACGACGACGGCGGCGGGCCGGTTGCCGATTCCACCCGTCCGGTGGCGCGCCAGAAATTTGCGTACCCGCCTAACCTCGTCGTGGTAGACGGCGGCCAACCCCAGGTCCGGGCAGCTGCACGGGCGCTCGGCGACCTGGGCATCGACGACGTGTTCGTCGTCGGGCTTGCCAAGCGCCTGGAGGAGGTGTGGCTGCCGGAGGGTGAGTTCCCGGTCATTCTGCCGCGGGCCTCGGAAGGGCTCTTCCTGCTGCAGCGGATTCGTGACGAGGCGCACCGTTTCGCGATCGCCTACCATCGGCAGAAGCGCGGAAAGTCCATGACGGTATCTGTGCTTGACGACGTGCCGGGCCTTGGCCCGGCGAAGCGCCGTTCACTACTGAAGCACTTCGGTTCGGTCCGCAAACTGCGTAACGCGAGCGTCGAGGAGCTCCAGCAGGTGCAGGGAGTGGGGCCGGCATTGGCAGCGGTAATCCGCGGCCAGCTTGCGAAGGAAGGTTCCGGGAACGGCAGCGACGCCCCGCCCACGGCGGTCAATATGACGACCGGCGAGATACTGGAATCCTAG
- a CDS encoding trans-aconitate 2-methyltransferase: MRWDPTQYALFFDHRSRPFFDLVGRIEHPAPNRVVDLDCGPGELTSVLARRWPDAEVVGMDSSPEMVERARALPDRPANLTFTVSDVREFTVEAGTDVVISNALLQWVPGHQALLERWANGLEAGGWLAMQVPGNFSSPSHVLMRELADSPRWKPELNGVLRHDDAVSEPGEYLRLLRGAGLEVDAWETTYQHLLQGKDPVLEWVRGTGLRPVLAVLEPDDADEFERSYAALLAEAYPAGADGTVFPFRRIFAVGVKLPAA; this comes from the coding sequence ATGCGCTGGGACCCCACACAATATGCACTCTTCTTCGACCACCGTTCGAGGCCGTTCTTCGACCTTGTCGGCCGGATCGAGCATCCCGCTCCCAACCGGGTTGTGGATCTCGATTGCGGCCCCGGCGAACTGACCTCTGTCCTAGCGCGCCGCTGGCCTGACGCGGAAGTGGTTGGAATGGACTCGTCGCCGGAGATGGTCGAGCGCGCCCGGGCCCTGCCCGATAGGCCCGCCAATCTGACCTTCACCGTGTCGGACGTCCGTGAATTCACGGTCGAGGCGGGCACCGACGTCGTTATTTCCAATGCCCTCCTGCAATGGGTACCGGGTCATCAGGCACTGCTGGAACGGTGGGCAAACGGGCTGGAGGCCGGCGGTTGGCTCGCAATGCAGGTTCCGGGGAACTTCTCCTCGCCCTCACATGTGCTGATGCGCGAGCTTGCGGATTCTCCGCGCTGGAAGCCGGAACTGAACGGAGTCCTGCGGCACGACGACGCCGTCAGCGAGCCGGGCGAGTATCTTCGCCTGCTGCGCGGGGCAGGTCTCGAGGTTGACGCCTGGGAGACCACGTACCAGCACCTTTTGCAGGGGAAGGACCCGGTACTGGAATGGGTCCGTGGCACGGGCCTACGCCCGGTACTGGCCGTACTCGAACCAGACGACGCGGACGAGTTCGAGCGTTCGTATGCGGCGCTGCTTGCGGAGGCCTACCCCGCAGGGGCGGACGGCACGGTCTTCCCTTTCCGGCGAATTTTCGCTGTGGGGGTCAAGCTACCAGCCGCGTGA
- a CDS encoding lysophospholipid acyltransferase family protein yields the protein MGVYDLTRSSTRGLIAGLCRPTVVGLQNVPTGGGFIVAPNHLSFLDSVLVQALMPRPVAFFAKAEYFTGTGFKGALMRSFFQGVGSIPVERGQQAASVQALKTLLGMLEAGDGVGIYPEGSRSRDGLLYRGRTGVGWLALTTGAPVVPVGLLGTDRLQPADRRWIRPQHFTMKIGEPLYFDKTGPNHSLPARRQVTDAIMDAIAELTGQQRATGYNKSAVE from the coding sequence ATGGGCGTCTATGACCTCACCCGGAGCAGCACCCGCGGGCTTATCGCGGGACTGTGCAGACCAACCGTCGTCGGGTTGCAGAATGTGCCGACCGGCGGCGGCTTTATAGTTGCGCCCAACCATCTTTCCTTTCTGGACAGCGTGCTGGTGCAGGCACTCATGCCACGGCCCGTTGCATTCTTCGCCAAGGCCGAGTACTTCACCGGTACGGGGTTCAAGGGCGCCCTCATGCGCTCCTTCTTCCAGGGTGTGGGTTCCATCCCGGTGGAGCGCGGCCAGCAGGCGGCAAGTGTGCAGGCCCTCAAAACGCTTCTGGGGATGCTCGAGGCAGGGGACGGCGTCGGAATCTACCCGGAAGGATCGCGCTCCCGCGACGGACTGCTCTACCGCGGGAGAACCGGCGTCGGCTGGCTCGCGCTGACCACCGGAGCTCCGGTGGTCCCTGTCGGCCTTCTCGGAACTGACCGGCTGCAGCCTGCGGACAGGCGGTGGATCCGGCCGCAGCATTTCACCATGAAGATCGGTGAACCGCTGTACTTCGACAAAACAGGACCGAACCATTCCCTGCCAGCCCGGCGTCAGGTGACGGACGCCATCATGGATGCCATTGCGGAGCTGACGGGCCAGCAACGAGCTACCGGATACAACAAGAGCGCGGTGGAGTAG
- a CDS encoding HAD hydrolase-like protein codes for MTNTRFLILFDLDGTLVDPEGAITGGIADALRNSGLPVPSPDQLRQMVGPALVRSLIDIAGIPEHRVDEVVAKYREGYRATGMALSRPYPGIVSAIQQLKDRGHLLAVATQKPEWLALELLGVQQMAGLFASIHGSPADEREAAKLDGKRTIIAAALTAHAGTYSHAIMVGDRSHDVHGAAANGLDCLAVSWGFGTAEEFAAANAAVVVDSAEGLVRYLDARVKQVSGTVVHGRL; via the coding sequence GTGACGAATACACGGTTCCTGATTCTTTTCGACCTCGATGGCACGCTGGTCGATCCTGAGGGGGCCATCACGGGTGGGATCGCAGACGCTCTGCGAAACAGTGGGTTGCCTGTACCGTCGCCGGATCAATTGAGGCAGATGGTCGGTCCTGCCCTGGTTCGGTCCCTGATTGACATTGCTGGAATTCCTGAGCACCGCGTAGACGAGGTTGTTGCCAAGTATCGCGAGGGATATCGAGCAACCGGGATGGCTCTGAGCCGTCCCTACCCAGGCATCGTTTCCGCTATTCAGCAGCTGAAGGACCGCGGGCATCTCTTGGCGGTTGCCACGCAGAAGCCCGAATGGCTCGCCCTCGAACTGCTCGGCGTACAGCAAATGGCAGGGCTTTTCGCTTCAATCCATGGCTCGCCGGCTGACGAACGCGAGGCTGCGAAACTGGACGGCAAGCGGACAATCATCGCCGCAGCATTGACCGCGCATGCCGGGACCTACAGTCACGCGATCATGGTGGGCGATCGCTCCCATGACGTCCACGGTGCGGCAGCAAACGGGCTCGATTGCTTGGCGGTGTCGTGGGGATTCGGCACAGCCGAGGAGTTCGCGGCAGCCAACGCGGCCGTCGTCGTGGACTCGGCGGAAGGTCTTGTCCGTTACCTGGACGCCCGCGTGAAGCAGGTTTCAGGGACGGTGGTCCATGGGCGTCTATGA